One bacterium genomic window, TCCTCCATAATCCTCTTTCCCTGGATGTTATTATTTTCAACAAAGAAAAATGAGGGAACATGTGTATGGCCAATAAATAGAATCTCATCATTTAATAATACAAGGCTCTCTGCTGCCTCCCTCTCTTTAAATATATACTCATCTGTATAATTCCTTAAAGAGCCATGAACAAAGACAAAATTGTTTTGTTTTTCCCTTAAGGGAAGGGAAGAAAGCCACTCCTTATTTTCCAATGTAAGGTTTTGCTGTGTCCATTCAATAGCCTCCCTTGCATATGGATTGAACCAGTTTATATCCTTTTTTCCAACAGCCGCGATATCATGGTTTCCAGCAATGACAATGGGATTAAGCTTCCTTATATACTCGCAACACTCATTTGGACAGGGTCCATATCCAACAATATCACCTAATACAACAATTTTATCAACATCAGAAAGGTGCGGAATAACAGCATAAAGGGCTTCAAGGTTTCCATGAATATCTGAAATTATTCCATATTGCATTATACAATAATAACATTTTTCTTGCAAAAAATCAAAAAGTTATTAACGGGCAAACCATGTACATCCTGACACACCCTTATCTCCCTATTGTAATATCCCTTAATCTTGTTCATTCCATCAAAATACAACTCAATAACTTCTTCATAACTTCTTTATAAAAACCTATTCTTCCAAAACAAACTAAATTCACGACAGTCGTGGCAGTATGTGCCTGGGTAGTTCCGACTACGGAACAAGAACAAGAACCTCTTCAAGGCGAGAAAAGGAAATTGCTGGTTTCACAAATACCTTTCTAAATAACCCACTTTTTTTAGAAGAAATATTATCTACATAGCCAATGAGGATATCATCTGGTATAAATTCATCTTGAACAGTAAGAACAGATTCTTTCTGTCTAACAGGTATTTTGTTTTCTATAAATTTAAGCTCCATCTTGTCTTTCTGTCCTTCTAAAAGCCCCTTTTCCCTTGTTACTTTAAGCCTTACAGGAAGAAAAAACTCCGGGTCTGTTATAAGAAGGACAAGGGATGATAGCGGAAAAACATCAATTACCCTTCCTATAAAAACCTCCTTCTCTTTAAAAAGGCAAACAACAGAGAAGCCCTTTTTTATTCCATCTTTTAATCCCCTATCAATAATAATTGTTGAAGATATAGCAGAGGAAGAAAAACCCAATGTATTGGCTATAATTGGTTTAAAATTTGTTTTTTCTTTAAAATTAAGAATTTCGCGAAGCCTTTTGTTTTCTTGTAAAATTTCATCTTGTTTTGCATATTTAAAAGTAAGCAAAACAATTTCTCTCTTTAATTCCTCCTTTTCTTTTGTAAGCCTTATATTATCCTTTACAGCTTCGTTAAAATGGGAAGAAGCCCCCCTTATTTTTCCACCAAGTAGCTCTATAGGAATGATAACCCTACGAAAAGAATCCCTTAATTTCTCGGGATTTATGATAATAATAAGAAAAGATAGGGCAATAGGAATAAAGACCCTTACTTTGAGGAAAGCCTTGATACCCATTGTAGACTAGCCCTTTTCTTTGCCATTTTGATATTTTTCAGCTCATCAAGGTATTTTCCAGTTCCAATGGCTACACATTTGGTTGAATCTTCTGCAATAACAACAGGAAGAGAGGTTTCCTCAGAGATTAGTTTATTAAGGCCATTAAGAAGAGAACCTCCCCCTGCCATTGTTATACCCTTATCAACAATATCAGATGAAAGCTCAGGTGGTGTTTCCTCCAGGGCAGACTTTATAACATCAATAATAAAGCTTATGGGCTCCTTTAATGCCTCCCGTATCTTATCCGATGAAATTCTTAATGTCCTTGGAAGCCCTGTATTTGCATCCCTTCCCTTTACTTCCATTATGCTCTCCTCAGCAAGTGGATATGCAGAACCAATCTTTATCTTTATCTCCTCTGCTGTTCTATCTCCTATTAAAAGATTATAATGCTTCCTTATATATTGAACAATTGCCTCATCCATTTCATTCCCTGCAATGCGGATAGACTTAGAAACAACCATCCCTCCAAGGGAGATAACAGCAACCTCTGTTGTTCCTCCACCAATATCAACAATCATATGGCCTGTTGGTTCTTGAACAGGGATATTTGCACCAATAGCTGCTGCCATAGGCTCTTCAATTAAATAAACCTCAGAGGCTCCAGCCTGCTCTGCTGCTTCAATAACAGCCCTCCTTTCAACCTCTGTTATTCCAGATGGAACACCAATAACAATCCTTGGTTTAAATGGCAAAAGTGTCTTCTTTTTATTAGCCTTCTGGATAAAGTATCTAATCATATCCTGCGTTATCTCAAAATCTGCAATAACACCATCCCTTAATGGCTGAATGGCAACAATATTAGCAGGTGTTCTTCCAAGCATCCTTTTTGCATCATTTCCTACAGCAAGAATATCCCTTGTCTCCCTATTTATTGCAACCACAGATGGCTCTGCTAAAACAATTCCCTCTCCCTTTAAATAAACAAGGGTTGTGGCTGTTCCCAAATCCATTCCCATATCATTTGAGAAAAAAGCGAGAATCTTTTTAAACATTAGCTAAATTATAAAGGAAAAAAAAGAGGTTTGTCTATTAAATCTTTATAAAAACAAAAAATCCTGCAACTTCCTACTCTCCCACACCGTCACCAGTGTAGTACCATCGGCTCCAAGGGGCTTAACTTTCCGTATTCGGAATGAGAACGGGTGTTTCCCCCTCGACATTGTCACAGGATATTTTCTTTCGCTTCGCTCAAGAATTGTAAATTGCAAATTGAAAATTGCAAATTGAAAGTAAAAAATATTTTAAAATTTAAAATTTACAATTTAAAATTTATAATCTTTAGAAGGATAATCTATGGTAGCACGGAAAAAAGACACACGACTTATTAGTACGGCTTGGCTTTTAAGTTTTTCAAAAAAGGAATTTGTAGCAAGCCACTCTTTCCCTCTCATCCAAACCTAAATTTTTAACGAATTACTTCGCTTCCACCTACCGCCTATCAACCAGATAATCTCTCTGGAGTCTTCAGGAGGATAGAAGGAAATCTCTCTACATTAACTTGTAAATAAGCAAGCTCATTTACTCATTAAGGCTTTGATCTTTCCCTCCAGAGCTACGGGAGATCTCATCTTGAGGTGTGCTTCCCACTTAGATGCTTTCAGCGGTTATCACTTCCAAACATAGCTACCCAACCTATGCCCTTGGCAGGACAATTGGTACACTAGAGGTTTGTCCGTTCCGGTCCTCTCGTACTAGGAACAGCTCCTCTTCAAATCTCCTACGCCCACAGCAGATAGGGACCGAACTGTCTCACGACGTTCTAAACCCAGCTCACGTACCGCTTTAATCGGCGAACAGACGAACCCTTGGGACCTGCTCCAGCCCCAGGATGCGATGAGCCGACATCGAGGTGCCAAACCTTGCCGTCGATATGGACTCTTGGGCAAGATAAGCCTGTTATCCCCGGAGTACCTTTTATCCGATGAGCGACGGCCTTTCCACAAAGAACCGCCGGATCATTAAGCCCGACTTTCGTCTCTGCTTGAGGTGTCCCTCTCGCAGTCAAGCTCCCTTATGCCTTTATACTCTTCGTGTGATTGCCAAACACACTGAGGGAACCTT contains:
- a CDS encoding rod shape-determining protein encodes the protein MFKKILAFFSNDMGMDLGTATTLVYLKGEGIVLAEPSVVAINRETRDILAVGNDAKRMLGRTPANIVAIQPLRDGVIADFEITQDMIRYFIQKANKKKTLLPFKPRIVIGVPSGITEVERRAVIEAAEQAGASEVYLIEEPMAAAIGANIPVQEPTGHMIVDIGGGTTEVAVISLGGMVVSKSIRIAGNEMDEAIVQYIRKHYNLLIGDRTAEEIKIKIGSAYPLAEESIMEVKGRDANTGLPRTLRISSDKIREALKEPISFIIDVIKSALEETPPELSSDIVDKGITMAGGGSLLNGLNKLISEETSLPVVIAEDSTKCVAIGTGKYLDELKNIKMAKKRASLQWVSRLSSK
- the mreC gene encoding rod shape-determining protein MreC — encoded protein: MGIKAFLKVRVFIPIALSFLIIIINPEKLRDSFRRVIIPIELLGGKIRGASSHFNEAVKDNIRLTKEKEELKREIVLLTFKYAKQDEILQENKRLREILNFKEKTNFKPIIANTLGFSSSAISSTIIIDRGLKDGIKKGFSVVCLFKEKEVFIGRVIDVFPLSSLVLLITDPEFFLPVRLKVTREKGLLEGQKDKMELKFIENKIPVRQKESVLTVQDEFIPDDILIGYVDNISSKKSGLFRKVFVKPAISFSRLEEVLVLVP
- a CDS encoding metallophosphoesterase family protein; the protein is MQYGIISDIHGNLEALYAVIPHLSDVDKIVVLGDIVGYGPCPNECCEYIRKLNPIVIAGNHDIAAVGKKDINWFNPYAREAIEWTQQNLTLENKEWLSSLPLREKQNNFVFVHGSLRNYTDEYIFKEREAAESLVLLNDEILFIGHTHVPSFFFVENNNIQGKRIMEDEVIPLKKRSIINPGSVGQPRDYIPKASFGILNNKEFRLFRIPYNIKRTQKFMRNEGLPEYLIKRLENGR